Proteins encoded by one window of Lathyrus oleraceus cultivar Zhongwan6 chromosome 1, CAAS_Psat_ZW6_1.0, whole genome shotgun sequence:
- the LOC127121291 gene encoding LRR receptor-like serine/threonine-protein kinase RPK2, protein MFSSYFTSIIIKWTSFTQFNSFFFFLLFLTSQYDAVSSYSDKSTLLRLKNSLSDPAGVLSTWNPSSGHCLWYGVRCDSDFRVVALNITGNGGSGDGHRSSHPCSNFGMFPLYGFGIRRSCVGVKGSLLGKFPSLISELTELRVLSLPFNGLEGSIPEEIWSMEKLEVLDLEGNLISGYLPFHIQGLKNLRVLNLGFNKIVGVVPSVLSSLDSLEVLNLAANGLNGSVPGFVGKLKGVYLSFNQFSGVIPEEIGKNCRKLEHLDLSGNSLVQEIPKSLGNCVGLRTLLLYSNLLEEEIPAEFGNLKRLEVLDVSRNTLSGSIPGELGNCKELSVVVLSNLFNPIGDVEFVTLNDQLNYFEGAMPEEIVSLPKLRILWAPMVNLEGSFPRSWGACVNLEMVNLAQNFFTGEFPDRLGLCKKLHFLDLSSNNLNGELSEELHVPCMTVFDVSGNMLSGSVPDFSNNVCSPFPSWNGNLFQTDDVSSPYSSYFSSKVSEITLFASQGGVGLSVFHNFEQNNFTGIQSLPIAHDRMEKSGYALLLGENKLTGPFPTYLFEKCDGLNALLLNVSYNMLSGEIPSNISGMCKSLKFLDASGNQISGTIPFTLGDSVSLVSLNLSKNRLQGPIPASLGQMKDLKFLSLAGNNLSGSIPPNLGQLYSLQVLDLSTNSFTGEIPKFIGKMRNLTHVLLNNNNLSGQIPVGLANVTTLTAFNVSFNNLSGYLPSNSTLIKCNSAVGNPFLSSCRGVSLTVPSANQQGQFDDNSSNTSQTPGKNSDNGFNAIEIAAITSASAIVSVLIALIVLFFFTRKWKPRSRVGGSVKREVTVFTDIGVPLTFENVVQATGNFNASNCIGSGGFGATYKAEISQGILVAVKRLSVGRCQGVQQFHAEIKTLGRLHHPNLVTLIGYHASETEMFLIYNYLSGGNLEKFIQERSTRAVDWKILYKIALDIARALSYLHDQCVPRVLHRDVKPSNILLDDGFNAYLSDFGLARLLGTSETHATTGVAGTFGYVAPEYAMTCRVSDKADVYSYGVVLLELLSDKKALDPSFSSYGNGFNIVAWGCMLLSQGRAKEFFAAGLWDAGPEKDLVEVLHLAVVCTVDSLSTRPTMKQVVKRLKQLQPPSC, encoded by the coding sequence ATGTTTTCTTCTTATTTTACTTCAATTATCATCAAATGGACTTCCTTTACTCAATTCAactccttcttcttctttcttctgTTCTTAACCTCTCAATACGACGCCGTTTCATCCTACTCCGACAAATCAACTCTTCTCCGTCTCAAAAACTCACTCTCCGACCCTGCCGGCGTACTATCCACGTGGAACCCTTCATCCGGCCACTGTTTATGGTATGGTGTCCGTTGTGATTCAGATTTCCGTGTGGTTGCTCTCAACATCACTGGTAACGGCGGCAGCGGTGATGGTCACCGGAGTTCACATCCTTGCTCCAATTTTGGTATGTTTCCTCTTTACGGATTTGGAATTAGGAGAAGCTGTGTTGGTGTTAAGGGTTCTTTGTTAGGAAAGTTTCCATCTTTAATCAGTGAGTTAACTGAGCTTAGGGTTCTTTCTTTACCCTTCAATGGGTTGGAGGGTTCAATTCCTGAAGAGATTTGGAGTATGGAGAAACTTGAAGTTCTTGATTTAGAAGGTAATTTGATTAGTGGATATCTTCCTTTTCATATTCAAGGTTTGAAAAATTTGAGGGTTTTGAATTTGGGGTTTAATAAGATTGTTGGAGTGGTGCCTAGTGTTTTGTCTTCTCTTGATAGTTTGGAGGTATTGAATTTAGCTGCAAATGGTTTGAATGGTTCTGTTCCTGGTTTTGTTGGGAAGCTAAAAGGGGTGTATTTGTCTTTTAATCAATTCAGTGGAGTTATTCCTGAAGAGATTGGTAAGAACTGTCGGAAGCTTGAGCATTTGGATTTGTCTGGTAACTCTTTGGTTCAAGAGATTCCGAAGAGTTTGGGGAATTGTGTTGGGTTGAGGACACTTTTGTTGTATTCAAATTTGTTGGAAGAGGAAATTCCTGCCGAATTTGGCAACCTTAAGAGGCTTGAGGTGTTGGATGTTTCGAGGAATACGCTAAGTGGTTCTATTCCTGGCGAGCTTGGGAATTGTAAAGAGCTTTCTGTTGTTGTGCTCTCCAACCTTTTCAATCCGATTGGGGATGTTGAGTTTGTTACTTTGAACGATCAGTTGAATTATTTTGAAGGTGCAATGCCAGAGGAAATTGTGTCGCTTCCTAAGCTTAGGATTTTGTGGGCACCCATGGTGAATTTGGAGGGAAGTTTCCCTAGGAGCTGGGGTGCTTGTGTTAACTTGGAGATGGTGAATTTGGCTCAGAATTTCTTCACTGGAGAGTTCCCGGACCGGCTTGGTTTATGCAAGAAGCTGCATTTTCTTGATCTGAGCTCAAACAATCTTAACGGGGAGCTGTCTGAGGAACTGCATGTTCCGTGTATGACTGTGTTTGATGTTAGTGGGAATATGTTGTCTGGTTCAGTTCCTGATTTTTCCAACAATGTTTGTTCTCCCTTTCCTTCCTGGAATGGGAATCTGTTCCAAACTGATGACGTGTCATCTCCTTATTCATCATACTTTTCATCAAAAGTTAGTGAGATAACCCTTTTTGCATCACAAGGTGGAGTTGGTCTTTCAGTTTTTCACAACTTTGAGCAAAACAACTTCACTGGCATTCAGTCATTGCCAATAGCTCATGACAGGATGGAGAAGAGTGGTTACGCACTTCTTTTGGGAGAGAACAAGCTCACGGGACCATTTCCTACGTATTTGTTTGAGAAATGTGATGGATTAAATGCATTGCTTTTGAATGTGAGTTATAACATGCTTTCCGGTGAGATTCCTTCTAATATTAGTGGAATGTGCAAATCACTGAAATTTTTGGATGCATCTGGAAATCAGATTTCAGGAACAATTCCCTTTACTCTAGGGGATTCAGTCTCTCTTGTTTCCTTGAACCTTAGTAAAAACCGGTTACAAGGTCCGATTCCCGCCAGCCTCGGACAGATGAAGGATCTGAAGTTCCTCTCTTTGGCTGGTAATAACTTGAGTGGCTCAATTCCTCCCAATCTGGGGCAGTTGTACTCTTTACAAGTCTTAGACCTTTCTACAAACTCTTTTACTGGTGAGATTCCAAAGTTTATCGGGAAAATGAGAAATCTGACACATGTTTTGCTCAATAACAACAACCTTTCTGGACAGATTCCTGTTGGTTTGGCTAATGTTACTACACTCACTGCATTTAATGTGTCTTTCAATAATTTATCTGGATACTTGCCATCAAATAGTACCTTGATAAAATGCAACAGTGCTGTTGGAAATCCATTTCTAAGTTCCTGCCGTGGAGTTTCTCTAACTGTTCCATCAGCAAATCAACAAGGGCAGTTTGATGACAATTCTTCTAATACATCACAAACTCCTGGCAAAAATAGTGATAATGGTTTCAATGCTATTGAGATAGCAGCAATAACATCTGCTTCAGCCATTGTTTCGGTTCTTATAGCACTTATTGTTCTGTTTTTCTTCACGCGAAAGTGGAAGCCAAGGTCTAGGGTTGGTGGTTCTGTCAAAAGAGAAGTTACCGTGTTTACTGATATCGGTGTGCCATTGACATTTGAAAACGTTGTCCAAGCCACAGGAAATTTCAATGCAAGCAACTGTATTGGGAGTGGAGGATTTGGTGCAACTTATAAGGCAGAGATATCACAAGGAATCTTGGTGGCAGTGAAACGTCTTTCAGTTGGACGTTGCCAAGGTGTTCAACAATTTCATGCAGAGATTAAGACCCTTGGACGGCTTCATCATCCAAACCTTGTCACTCTTATTGGTTACCATGCTAGTGAAACAGAGATGTTTCTGATATACAATTATCTTTCAGGCGGTAATCTAGAAAAGTTCATCCAGGAGAGATCCACAAGGGCTGTAGATTGGAAAATTCTGTACAAGATTGCATTGGACATAGCGCGTGCACTTTCCTATCTGCACGATCAATGTGTACCCCGTGTTCTTCATCGTGATGTCAAGCCTAGCAATATCTTATTGGACGATGGTTTCAACGCTTATCTATCCGACTTTGGACTAGCAAGACTTCTAGGAACTTCGGAGACACATGCTACAACAGGTGTGGCAGGAACATTTGGTTACGTTGCTCCTGAATACGCTATGACATGTCGTGTTTCCGATAAAGCTGACGTGTATAGCTATGGTGTGGTGCTTCTTGAGTTGCTCTCTGATAAGAAAGCATTGGACCCTTCATTTTCTTCTTATGGAAATGGTTTCAACATAGTAGCATGGGGATGCATGCTTCTGAGTCAAGGAAGAGCGAAGGAGTTTTTTGCGGCAGGGTTATGGGACGCAGGACCAGAAAAAGATTTGGTAGAGGTTCTACACCTAGCTGTTGTTTGTACTGTTGATTCATTATCAACTAGACCTACAATGAAACAGGTTGTGAAAAGGTTAAAGCAACTTCAACCTCCATCATGCTAG